A single genomic interval of Antechinus flavipes isolate AdamAnt ecotype Samford, QLD, Australia chromosome 1, AdamAnt_v2, whole genome shotgun sequence harbors:
- the LOC127545803 gene encoding uncharacterized protein LOC127545803 isoform X7, with product MLQGVRGMLQGMLQVVRGMLQGMLQVVRGMLQVVQGMLQVVQGRLVGRPQIQIQPTRGVALGKSLPLLPQFPHLSGELKRKRANPLLPLPSKPPTRSQRSLPSGPACAGGDVAGATASTREGAHRTRSSRAFAFLQARGRARADDGGAQGPGGRGAERRGPSRAEATEWTGGQPDSAFCARVGDSEWERRPVCQVVPGKG from the exons GGGGATGCTGCAGGTGGTGCGGGGGATGCTGCAGGTGGTGCAGGGGATGCTGCAG GTGGTGCAGGGACGACTAGTCGGGAGGCCCCAGATCCAAATCCAGCCTACTCGCGgggtggccctgggcaagtcccttcccctgctgcctcagtttcctcatctgtccggTGAGTTGAAGAGGAAAAGGGCAAACCCTCTGCTCCCCTTGCCAAGCAAACCCCCAACGCGGTCGCAGAGGTCTCTCCCATCTGGGCCCGCGTGTGCCGGTGGGGATGTGGCTGGAGCCACGGCCTCCACCAGAGAGGGCGCCCACAGGACGAGGAGCAGCAGGGCCTTCGCCTTCCTCCAGGCCAGGGGTCGGGCTCGGGCCGATGATGGCGGAGCGCAGGGTCCGGGTGGCCGAGGAGCAGAGCGACGGGGGCCCAGCAGGGCGGAGGCCACAGAATGGACTGGGGGGCAGCCGGACTCCGCCTTCTGTGCCCGCGTTGGCGATTCAGAATGGGAGAGGAGGCCGGTGTGCCAGGTGGTGCCAGGCAAGGGCTGA
- the LOC127545803 gene encoding uncharacterized protein LOC127545803 isoform X17, whose protein sequence is MLQVVRGMLQGMLQVVRGMLQGMLQGMLQVVQGRLVGRPQIQIQPTRGVALGKSLPLLPQFPHLSGELKRKRANPLLPLPSKPPTRSQRSLPSGPACAGGDVAGATASTREGAHRTRSSRAFAFLQARGRARADDGGAQGPGGRGAERRGPSRAEATEWTGGQPDSAFCARVGDSEWERRPVCQVVPGKG, encoded by the exons GGGGATGCTGCAGGTGGTGCGGGGGATGCTGCAG GGGATGCTGCAGGGGATGCTGCAGGTGGTGCAGGGACGACTAGTCGGGAGGCCCCAGATCCAAATCCAGCCTACTCGCGgggtggccctgggcaagtcccttcccctgctgcctcagtttcctcatctgtccggTGAGTTGAAGAGGAAAAGGGCAAACCCTCTGCTCCCCTTGCCAAGCAAACCCCCAACGCGGTCGCAGAGGTCTCTCCCATCTGGGCCCGCGTGTGCCGGTGGGGATGTGGCTGGAGCCACGGCCTCCACCAGAGAGGGCGCCCACAGGACGAGGAGCAGCAGGGCCTTCGCCTTCCTCCAGGCCAGGGGTCGGGCTCGGGCCGATGATGGCGGAGCGCAGGGTCCGGGTGGCCGAGGAGCAGAGCGACGGGGGCCCAGCAGGGCGGAGGCCACAGAATGGACTGGGGGGCAGCCGGACTCCGCCTTCTGTGCCCGCGTTGGCGATTCAGAATGGGAGAGGAGGCCGGTGTGCCAGGTGGTGCCAGGCAAGGGCTGA
- the LOC127545803 gene encoding uncharacterized protein LOC127545803 isoform X8: MLQGVRGMLQVVGGGGCVLQGMLQVVRGMLQVVQGMLQVVQGRLVGRPQIQIQPTRGVALGKSLPLLPQFPHLSGELKRKRANPLLPLPSKPPTRSQRSLPSGPACAGGDVAGATASTREGAHRTRSSRAFAFLQARGRARADDGGAQGPGGRGAERRGPSRAEATEWTGGQPDSAFCARVGDSEWERRPVCQVVPGKG, from the exons GGGATGCTGCAGGTGGTGCGGGGGATGCTGCAGGTGGTGCAGGGGATGCTGCAG GTGGTGCAGGGACGACTAGTCGGGAGGCCCCAGATCCAAATCCAGCCTACTCGCGgggtggccctgggcaagtcccttcccctgctgcctcagtttcctcatctgtccggTGAGTTGAAGAGGAAAAGGGCAAACCCTCTGCTCCCCTTGCCAAGCAAACCCCCAACGCGGTCGCAGAGGTCTCTCCCATCTGGGCCCGCGTGTGCCGGTGGGGATGTGGCTGGAGCCACGGCCTCCACCAGAGAGGGCGCCCACAGGACGAGGAGCAGCAGGGCCTTCGCCTTCCTCCAGGCCAGGGGTCGGGCTCGGGCCGATGATGGCGGAGCGCAGGGTCCGGGTGGCCGAGGAGCAGAGCGACGGGGGCCCAGCAGGGCGGAGGCCACAGAATGGACTGGGGGGCAGCCGGACTCCGCCTTCTGTGCCCGCGTTGGCGATTCAGAATGGGAGAGGAGGCCGGTGTGCCAGGTGGTGCCAGGCAAGGGCTGA
- the LOC127545803 gene encoding uncharacterized protein LOC127545803 isoform X15: protein MLQGVRGMLQVVGGGGCVLQGMLQVVRGMLQVVQGRLVGRPQIQIQPTRGVALGKSLPLLPQFPHLSGELKRKRANPLLPLPSKPPTRSQRSLPSGPACAGGDVAGATASTREGAHRTRSSRAFAFLQARGRARADDGGAQGPGGRGAERRGPSRAEATEWTGGQPDSAFCARVGDSEWERRPVCQVVPGKG from the exons GGGATGCTGCAGGTGGTGCGGGGGATGCTGCAG GTGGTGCAGGGACGACTAGTCGGGAGGCCCCAGATCCAAATCCAGCCTACTCGCGgggtggccctgggcaagtcccttcccctgctgcctcagtttcctcatctgtccggTGAGTTGAAGAGGAAAAGGGCAAACCCTCTGCTCCCCTTGCCAAGCAAACCCCCAACGCGGTCGCAGAGGTCTCTCCCATCTGGGCCCGCGTGTGCCGGTGGGGATGTGGCTGGAGCCACGGCCTCCACCAGAGAGGGCGCCCACAGGACGAGGAGCAGCAGGGCCTTCGCCTTCCTCCAGGCCAGGGGTCGGGCTCGGGCCGATGATGGCGGAGCGCAGGGTCCGGGTGGCCGAGGAGCAGAGCGACGGGGGCCCAGCAGGGCGGAGGCCACAGAATGGACTGGGGGGCAGCCGGACTCCGCCTTCTGTGCCCGCGTTGGCGATTCAGAATGGGAGAGGAGGCCGGTGTGCCAGGTGGTGCCAGGCAAGGGCTGA
- the LOC127545803 gene encoding uncharacterized protein LOC127545803 isoform X18, translating to MLQGVQGMLQVVQGMLQVVQGRLVGRPQIQIQPTRGVALGKSLPLLPQFPHLSGELKRKRANPLLPLPSKPPTRSQRSLPSGPACAGGDVAGATASTREGAHRTRSSRAFAFLQARGRARADDGGAQGPGGRGAERRGPSRAEATEWTGGQPDSAFCARVGDSEWERRPVCQVVPGKG from the coding sequence GTGGTGCAGGGACGACTAGTCGGGAGGCCCCAGATCCAAATCCAGCCTACTCGCGgggtggccctgggcaagtcccttcccctgctgcctcagtttcctcatctgtccggTGAGTTGAAGAGGAAAAGGGCAAACCCTCTGCTCCCCTTGCCAAGCAAACCCCCAACGCGGTCGCAGAGGTCTCTCCCATCTGGGCCCGCGTGTGCCGGTGGGGATGTGGCTGGAGCCACGGCCTCCACCAGAGAGGGCGCCCACAGGACGAGGAGCAGCAGGGCCTTCGCCTTCCTCCAGGCCAGGGGTCGGGCTCGGGCCGATGATGGCGGAGCGCAGGGTCCGGGTGGCCGAGGAGCAGAGCGACGGGGGCCCAGCAGGGCGGAGGCCACAGAATGGACTGGGGGGCAGCCGGACTCCGCCTTCTGTGCCCGCGTTGGCGATTCAGAATGGGAGAGGAGGCCGGTGTGCCAGGTGGTGCCAGGCAAGGGCTGA